The Rickettsiales bacterium nucleotide sequence GTTCGTGAATTTGATTCTTCAGTTTCTAGCTTGGAAATTGCAGAAAATATTTCAGCAAACCTTGCGAAAGCCGCAGTTGCAGCCATAGTGAACGGAGTTCAAACAGATATTTATATCCTAATAAATGATAACTCAAAGCTGGAGCTTCTCACTCTCAAAAATCAAGATGGGCTTGATGTGATGCGTCATACTCTTACAGCACAAGTTTTAGCTAGGGCGTTAAAAGAAATATATAAGGATTGTAAATTAGCAATAGGCCCTACCATTGAAAACGGCTTCTATTATGATGTTGAAACACCAGAAACAATTCGCCTTGAAGATTTTGAACGCATCGAAAAAAGAATGCGAGAAATTATCGCTGAAAATTCTTCGGTAACTCGTGAAATGGTTGAAAAAACTAAGGCAATAGAACTTTTTAAGCAAAGGAATGAACCCTATAAAGTTGATATTATTGAAAAAGCAAAAGATGATGACACCACTGAAAAAGGCAAAATTTCTATATATTGGCAGGGCGAAGATAAGAGATTTGTTGATTTATGCAGGGGGCCGCATCTTCGTAATCTAAATCAAATTCCTGCTGATGGGTTCAAATTAACTAAGGTTTCTGGGGCTTATTGGCGAGGAGATTCCAAGAATAAAATGCTCCAAAGGGTCTATGGCGTTGCATTTGCGAGCAAGAAGGAGCTTGATAAATATCTTCATATGATGGAAGAGGCTGAAAAGAGAGACCACCGCAAACTTGGTAAGGAACTTAAATTATTTCACATTCAGGAAGAAGCTGTAGGGCAAGTGTTCTGGCATCCTAAAGGCTGGACACTTTACAGAACGCTTGAAAATTATATTCGTGAAAAAATTCTTGCTAATGGCTATGTTGAAGTAAAAACACCAATTCTGGTTGATAGAAAACTTTGGGAGGCCTCTGGGCACTGGAGTAAATATCGTGAGGCTATGTTCACCAGTGAATCTGATGAAGAAAGGGTGCTTGCAATTAAGCCTATGAACTGCCCTTGCCATGTGCAGATTTTCAATAATGAATCACATTCATATCGTCAGCTTCCGCTTAGAATGGCGGAATTTGGCTCTTGCCATCGTAATGAGCCAAGTGGCTCTCTGCACGGGTTGATGCGTGTGCGTGGCTTTACGCAAGATGATGCACATATTTTCTGCACTGAAGACCAAATTGAAAGTGAGGTTATCGCATTCTGTAAATTGCTAAAAGAAGTTTATAACGAGCTTGGCTTTGATAAAATCAAAATCAAATTTTCAGATAGACCAGAAACTAGGGCAGGGGACGATGCTACTTGGGATAAATCTGAGGCCGCCCTCAAACAAGCCGCAGATGCAAGCGGTTTGGAGTGGGTTCTTAATTCCGGCGAAGGCGCTTTTTATGGCCCCAAATTAGAGTTCACTCTAGTTGATGCAATCGGCCGTGATTGGCAGTGCGGCACACTTCAAGTGGATTTAGTTCTGCCAGAACGCCTAGATGCAAGCTATGTTGGTGCAGATGATAAAAAGCACCGCCCTGTGATGTTGCATCGTGCGATTTTAGGCTCTTTTGAGCGATTTATTGGCATTTTGATTGAGCAATATTCTGGTAAATTCCCGCTTTGGCTTGCCCCTGAGCAGGTTGCAATCTGCACTATTTCAGAAGACGAAGCACAAATAAATTATGCGAATA carries:
- the thrS gene encoding threonine--tRNA ligase, whose product is MPKITLPDNSVREFDSSVSSLEIAENISANLAKAAVAAIVNGVQTDIYILINDNSKLELLTLKNQDGLDVMRHTLTAQVLARALKEIYKDCKLAIGPTIENGFYYDVETPETIRLEDFERIEKRMREIIAENSSVTREMVEKTKAIELFKQRNEPYKVDIIEKAKDDDTTEKGKISIYWQGEDKRFVDLCRGPHLRNLNQIPADGFKLTKVSGAYWRGDSKNKMLQRVYGVAFASKKELDKYLHMMEEAEKRDHRKLGKELKLFHIQEEAVGQVFWHPKGWTLYRTLENYIREKILANGYVEVKTPILVDRKLWEASGHWSKYREAMFTSESDEERVLAIKPMNCPCHVQIFNNESHSYRQLPLRMAEFGSCHRNEPSGSLHGLMRVRGFTQDDAHIFCTEDQIESEVIAFCKLLKEVYNELGFDKIKIKFSDRPETRAGDDATWDKSEAALKQAADASGLEWVLNSGEGAFYGPKLEFTLVDAIGRDWQCGTLQVDLVLPERLDASYVGADDKKHRPVMLHRAILGSFERFIGILIEQYSGKFPLWLAPEQVAICTISEDEAQINYANKVLEQLKNLGFRAFTDLRNEKISYKIREHMHAKIPVVFTIGSKEVAENKVNLRRLGSEKQETIDLQQVIANLVEEIKTKKA